In Brachypodium distachyon strain Bd21 chromosome 2, Brachypodium_distachyon_v3.0, whole genome shotgun sequence, one genomic interval encodes:
- the LOC100831847 gene encoding protein IQ-DOMAIN 1: MGKKGKWFGAVKKVFSPVSKEKKEEKLRRKFAASDSNPPDLTPSTSLEVNVSALPPPPPAVPSSHQTEEVNVPEAEQEQEQSKHVTVEAAPAAPAQSSSVLPPGDELAAIKIQTAFRGYLARRALRALRGLVRLKSLVEGNSVKRQAASTLRCMQTLARVQSQIRSRRLKMSEENQALQRQLLLKQELDSLRMGEHWDDSTQSKEKIEASLVSRQEAAIRRERALAYAFSHQWKSSSRSSNPMFVDPNNPHWGWSWLERWMAAKPWEGRTGNDKESNIDRGSVKSISLNLGEGEITKAFNRRGSSKPDKSSPTTPKLTRPTSRLSPSTPSAKVTPIIVKKKSATPKNGLSQVDDDARSVLSVQSERPRRHSIATSTVRDDESLVSSPSVPSYMAATQSARAKSRLQGSPLTESAEIPEKVVSVGSAKKRLSFPAGSASPAPTRRHSGPPKVENLVKDIAETPQPVALAVNGGNK, translated from the exons ATGGGCAAGAAGGGGAAGTGGTTTGGCGCCGTCAAGAAGGTGTTCAGCCCTGTTtccaaggagaagaaggaggag AAACTCAGGAGGAAATTTGCTGCAAGCGACTCGAATCCACCAGATCTAACACCTTCAACTTCCTTGGAAGTCAATGTCTCGgcactgcctcctcctcctcctgctgttCCATCTTCTCACCAAACTGAGGAGGTTAATGTCCCTGAAGctgagcaggagcaggagcagagCAAGCATGTTACTGTGGAGGCAGCCCCTGCTGCCCCCGCACAGTCATCATCGGTATTGCCACCTGGGGATGAGCTCGCCGCAATCAAGATCCAGACCGCCTTCCGTGGTTACCTG GCAAGGAGGGCATTACGAGCCTTGCGAGGCCTTGTTAGATTGAAGTCATTGGTCGAGGGAAATTCTGTTAAACGCCAAGCTGCAAGCACTCTGCGGTGTATGCAAACTCTGGCGCGGGTGCAGTCACAGATACGTTCAAGAAGGCTGAAGATGTCAGAGGAGAACCAGGCACTCCAGCGCCAGCTCCTGCTGAAACAGGAATTGGACAGTTTGAGG ATGGGGGAGCACTGGGATGACAGCACTCAATCCAAGGAGAAGATTGAGGCAAGTCTGGTAAGCAGGCAAGAGGCTGCAATcagaagagagagagcgctCGCATATGCATTTTCCCATCAG TGGAAGAGCAGTTCAAGGTCCTCCAACCCAATGTTTGTAGACCCAAACAACCCACACTGGGGCTGGAGCTGGTTGGAGCGCTGGATGGCAGCAAAGCCTTGGGAGGGTCGCACTGGGAATGACAAGGAAAGCAACATTGACCGCGGATCAGTGAAGAGCATAAGTTTGAACCTTGGAGAAGGTGAGATCACAAAAGCCTTCAATCGCCGAGGCTCCTCCAAGCCAGACAAGTCATCACCGACGACTCCAAAGCTGACTCGCCCAACCTCCCGGCTATCCCCTTCAACACCCTCTGCCAAAGTGACACCAATAATCGTGAAGAAGAAATCTGCCACACCAAAGAATGGGCTTTCGCAGGTGGACGACGACGCGAGGAGTGTGCTCAGCGTGCAGTCCGAGCGACCAAGGAGGCACAGCATAGCCACCTCTACAGTGCGGGACGATGAGAGCCTTGTAAGCTCCCCATCAGTCCCGAGCTACATGGCTGCCACACAATCTGCAAGGGCCAAGTCCCGCCTCCAGGGCTCACCGCTGACTGAAAGTGCAGAGATCCCGGAGAAAGTAGTGTCTGTTGGGTCGGCCAAGAAGAGGCTGTCATTCCCAGCCGGAAGTGCGTCTCCTGCGCCAACGAGGCGGCACTCCGGCCCTCCAAAGGTGGAGAACCTGGTGAAGGACATCGCCGAGACACCACAGCCAGTGGCCTTGGCGGTCAACGGCGGCAACAAGTGA
- the LOC100832454 gene encoding UDP-N-acetylglucosamine transferase subunit ALG13 homolog: MGDRERRVVFVTVGTTCFDALVKAVDSEEVKQALLRKGYTDLLIQMGRGTYVPSKDSGKLNLQVDHFTFSPSIADYIREASLVISHAGSGSIFETLRLGKPLIVVVNEDLMDNHQSELAEELAERNHLFCSRPQTLQETVEAMDLDALQPYMPGEAKPVVALINKFLGFPV, from the exons ATGGGAGATAGAGAAAGGCGAGTCGTTTTTGTCACAGTAGGTACTACATGTTTCGATGCTCTTGTCAAAGCGGTAGACTCTGAGGAGGTTAAACAAGCACTGCTGCGGAAAGGTTACACTGATCTTCTGATTCAAATGGGCCGGGGGACATATGTGCCATCCAAG GATTCAGGAAAATTAAATCTTCAAGTTGATCATTTCACTTTTTCACCAAGCATTGCTGACTACATAAGAGAAGCATCCTTAGTCATCAGTCATGCAG GTTCTGGAAGCATATTTGAGACACTGCGACTGGGCAAACCTCTTATCGTCGTCGTGAATGAAGATCTGATGGACAATCACCAGAGCGAGCTAGCAGAGGAACTGGCTGAGAGGAATCACCTCTTCTGCTCCCGTCCACAGACGCTGCAAGAGACTGTCGAGGCGATGGATCTGGATGCGCTCCAACCTTACATGCCAGGAGAAGCGAAGCCAGTTGTGGCACTGATCAACAAATTTCTTGGCTTTCCTGTTTGA